In one Cryptococcus deuterogattii R265 chromosome 9, complete sequence genomic region, the following are encoded:
- a CDS encoding STE/STE11 protein kinase, with product MSGFTPALGLHHTHSSSVLPTISNVTEPNPPTSSQPHQLAAYSCLYTISPNYASKITNESSCSSSTTHYGFKYVRPSTSPLLKPPKGKSFSAYLGDWGSQELFTFLDIHKCGQYLAIFQKNDINGKILLDLDAAALKSMGIDKISERVRLIGGIKDLRRRVTDESIRAPFTLCRCSPERTLLPILPSHSNVLLDRWDCSSSTSCLGKRQITFRPPPLDLRGHMPPRLSNHSSQSIASIDTHDIHTTNPKIGAYVQQYPLDQPQSVSTNRSDSLTLRAPPSRNIGRRSPSPRHVEGCESQTDSFTTLNVASDQQVLSSTVNSLTLREDCHLQREEGLPLFLKVPHFRNTFTSSHKTLLSGRSDLAGGDTTSHQPSGPAIAEEDNHRRCRIPDIITSIKGTSQEDLNHPFAVKSSKSQSGMLTGVCDMVHGPMADGTKPKGKASVPLTGISSPSAVNANSAALSLADLRRQLVKFINTEDDTIRTVNVMHVTSGVEILERALKKFGKWGTGMHSGPDVYSDDDANGTLEIDGWGVYTESTPDESSKPLSESSLLQKCTFHREETAIPDKGLFLHKKKRWQKRKNIHDFFGETPPPLMSPTLPTLFTGPRLGLVQNKSQPASESALSSSTRLSTSTNKGPNRASTISVMSGLGVPITCTLPSPQGNGLRLTGQVNSHKKKSMYNFFGHRPPSELISNHLADYFPSAKKSDVEKARHSLLRLSGGTSAYQESWIDEGDDAPDYWSKPGSSQPPLLPPFEPSRDTLSDSLQAYASTAIHLSRPKRNTALRRRRDSDSSSRSHMSVLMQTRLNRDHSDTASLLTVDEITAEVEHRRTSAVLKENCIEETKGSPAFERDMLPKYEERKGLLHAVCSDSNSNVADGQSYRGNSDLDPEEDEEEEEEEEEEEEEEEEEEEEDEEEEEEDEENEQGKAFTSTGSKRIIKWIKGALIGAGSFGSVYLGMDAQSGLLMAVKQVELSAGSAKNEDRKRSMLSALEREIELLKELQHENIVHYLDSSVDTNHLNIFLEYVPGGSVAALLNNYGAFEEALVRNFVRQILTGLNYLHMRGIVHRDIKGANILVDNKGGIKISDFGISKKVENSLITGLRTNRPSLQGSVFWMAPEVVKQTSYSPKADIWSVGCLVVEMLTGTHPWADLTQMQAIFRIGSLARPAPPSDISVQADEFLRKTFEIEHTKRPTAAQLLKHPFIGSPRLRATSSNFINGAIVSEKMKVQIVEEM from the exons ATGAGCGGCTTTACGCCAGCCTTAGGGCTGCATCATACTCACTCATCTTCTGTTTTACCAACTATTTCCAACGTTACTGAACCGAATCCGCCTACCTCATCTCAGCCACATCAGTTAGCTGCTTATTCTTGCCTGTACACCATTTCTCCCAATTACGCCAGTAAAATCACCAATGAATCCtcatgctcttcttcaaccacTCATTATGGTTTCAAATATGTCCGCCCCTCGACATCCCCTCTTCTAAAGCCTCCGAAAGGCAAATCATTTTCGGCTTACCTCGGCGACTGGGGCTCTCAAGAACTCTTTACCTTTCTGGACATTCACAAATGTGGACAGTACTTAGCTATATTCCAGAAGAACGATATCAATGGCAAAATACTGTTAGATCTTGATGCGGCTGCCCTTAAAAGCATGGGTATTGACAAGATCAGCGAGCGGGTAAGGCTTATCGGTGGTATCAAAGATCTCAGGAGGCGTGTGACAGATGAATCAATCAGGGCGCCCTTCACTCTGTGTAGATGTTCCCCAGAACGAACGTTGCTCCCAATTCTCCCATCACATAGCAACGTCTTGCTGGATAGATGGGACTGCTCGAGTTCAACTTCCTGTTTAGGCAAACGCCAAATAACTTTCcggcctccacctcttgaTCTTCGGGGCCATATGCCTCCTAGATTGAGCAATCACTCGTCCCAGAGCATTGCTTCTATCGACACCCATGACATTCATACGACAAACCCAAAAATTGGAGCTTACGTCCAACAATATCCGCTTGACCAACCCCAATCTGTGTCTACTAATCGTTCGGATAGCTTGACCCTTCGCGCACCACCATCTCGCAATATCGGGCGACGATCTCCAAGTCCCCGCCATGTTGAAGGCTGCGAGTCGCAGACCGATAGCTTCACCACACTGAACGTGGCGTCAGATCAACAGGTGCTTTCGTCCACGGTGAACAGTCTGACGCTTCGGGAAGATTGCCATTTGCAGCGGGAGGAAGGGCTGCCATTATTTCTAAAGGTCCCGCACTTCAGGAACACCTTCACATCTTCTCACAAAACATTGCTTTCGGGGCGAAGTGATCTCGCAGGTGGTGATACTACTTCACATCAGCCCTCTGGGCCAGCTATcgcagaagaggacaatCATAGAAGATGTAGGATTCCAgacatcatcaccagcATCAAAGGGACATCCCAAGAAGATCTGAACCACCCATTTGCAGTGAAGTCATCAAAGTCTCAGTCAGGCATGTTAACGGGGGTCTGTGATATGGTCCATGGCCCAATGGCAGATGGTACTAAGCCTAAAGGAAAGGCAAGCGTCCCTTTGACTGGCATATCTTCCCCCTCTGCAGTGAACGCGAACTCCGCGGCATTATCTCTAGCCGACCTTCGTCGGCAGCTCGTCAAATTTATAAACACAGAAGATGACACCATTCGCACGGTCAATGTAATGCATGTGACAAGCGGAGTAGAGATATTGGAAAGGGCTCTTAAAAAATTTGGGAAATGGGGAACTGGCATGCACAGCGGCCCGGATGTATACAGCGATGACGACGCTAATGGAACTTTGGAAATTGATGGTTGGGGAGTGTACACTGAAAGCACCCCCGATGAAAGTT CCAAACCTTTATCGGAGTCTAGTCTGCTGCAAAAATGTACATTCCATCGCGAAGAAACGGCTATTCCAGACAAAGGATTGTTTTTGCATAAGAAAAAGCGTTGGCAAAAACGGAAAAACATCCATGATTTCTTTGGTGAAACACCGCCTCCGCTTATGTCTCCTACTTTGCCCACCCTCTTCACAGGACCCCGCTTGGGTCTTGTGCAAAACAAATCGCAACCTGCATCAGAAtctgctctttcttcttcaactaGACTATCTACGTCGACAAACAAGGGTCCGAATCGCGCCAGTACGATTAGCGTGATGTCCGGCTTAGGGGTACCAATAACTTGTACGCTCCCTTCACCCCAGGGCAATGGACTTCGTCTCACCGGACAAGTAAATTCCCACAAGAAGAAATCCATGTACAATTTCTTTGGGCATCGACCCCCTAGCGAACTAATATCGAATCACTTGGCGGATTATTTCCCCTCCGCGAAAAAAAGTGACGTTGAAAAGGCACGTCATAGTCTACTTCGCCTAAGCGGCGGTACATCAGCGTATCAGGAGAGCTGGATTGACGAAGGAGATGACGCACCTGATTATTGGTCGAAGCCCGGAAGTAGTCAACCTCCTTTACTTCCTCCTTTCGAGCCCTCAAGGGACACCCTGTCTGACTCTCTTCAAGCATATGCATCGACCGCTATACATCTATCCCGTCCAAAACGTAATACAGCTTTGCGGCGAAGGCGCGACTCTGATAGCTCCTCCCGCTCGCACATGTCTGTCTTGATGCAGACACGACTTAATCGGGATCACAGTGACACTGCTAGTTTGTTGACCGTTGATGAAATCACCGCTGAAGTTGAGCACCGGAGGACCAGTGCAGTACTAAAAGAAAACTGCATTGAAGAAACGAAGGGTTCACCGGCCTTTGAACGAGATATGTTACCAAAGTATGAGGAGCGCAAAGGACTTCTGCATGCGGTTTGCAGTGATAGCAACAGTAACGTCGCCGATGGACAGAGTTACCGAGGAAATAGTGATCTTGacccagaagaagatgaagaggaagaggaagaggaagaagaagaagaagaagaagaagaagaagaagaagaagaggacgaagaggaagaagaagaggatgaggagaacgAGCAAGGGAAAGCTTTTACATCTACCGGTT CCAAGAGAATAATCAAATGGATTAAAGGGGCTCTAATCGGCGCTGGGTCTTTCGGATCTGTTTATTTAGGTATGGACGCACAGTCTGGTTTACTTATGGCTGTCAAACAAGTAGAGCTGTCCGCGGGGAGTGCTAAAAACGAAgacagaaagagaagtaTGCTCTCCGCTCTGGAACGTGAAATTGAGTTGCTTAAAGAGCTTCAGCACGAGAATATCGTTCATTATTTAG ATTCCTCGGTTGACACCAATCATCTCAATATCTTTCTTGAATATGTTCCAGGTGGCTCAGTCGCAGCTCTCCTCAACAACTATGGCGCATTTGAGGAAGCGTTAGTCCGAAATTTTGTGCGTCAAATCCTGACAGGGTTGAATTATTTGCATATGAGAGGGATTGTGCACAGGGATATCAAAGGCGCCAATATTCTGGTAGATAACAAGGGGGGCATCAAGATATCGGACTTCGGTATCAGCAAAAAAGTCGAAAACA GTCTAATCACTGGCCTGCGTACTAACCGTCCGTCGCTCCAAGGTTCAGTCTTTTGGATGGCCCCGGAAGTTGTTAAACAGACCTCATATTCACCGAAAGCAGATATCTGGAGTGTCGGCTGCTTGGTAGTTGAGATGTTGACGGGAACTCACCCATGGGCCGATCTTACACAGATGCAGGCCATCTTCCGA ATCGGCTCATTGGCCCGTCCTGCTCCGCCCTCGGATATATCTGTACAGGCCGATGAGTTTCTCCGCAAGACTTTCGAAATTGAGCACACCAAACGTCCCACAGCGGCTCAACTCCTGAAGCATCCATTCATTGGCAGCCCGCGATTGAGAGCAACGTCGTCCAATTTCATCAATGGAGCTATCGTCTccgagaagatgaaagtTCAAATTGTAGAAGAAATGTGA
- a CDS encoding STE/STE20/PAKA protein kinase, translating to MAFSPSLTPSRPAPVPPRRAAGTAHHMIGVTDTAAAPQSNFSSTSYSPSFSYTNSSIQSTKIADTRRSRTIRSGAASIKEEGLRAFMWSKRWLVLGSAELRIYKNESSSSPVYTVSLEDIQDVQRVDLKPYCVEIETSDKLLYFAFRSDNEVYGWMDDINSRTPRLGVSQPTNFVHQVHVGCDPKSGGFTGLPPQWSKLLTSSAITEEEAARNPEAVLDVLQFYTQQQASDVLEGYQKFPLPSVSNQYLTTGAAATRFEGVGLGGQQQQQQQRLRSAPFAATGSLVTTVVSGPRSFDTETKTLAQKEKEIVLNPQRQPLDSVTRPSVGKNDKEKVMRSPGPTVEKRISTMNEVQIMEKLRSVVSAKDPSQLYSKIRKVGQGASGMVFVAKTLSNGKKVAIKQMDLSQQPRKELIVNEIIVMRESQHPNVVNFLDAFLVRGSELWVVMEYMEGGALTDVIENNKLEENQIAAICLETCRGLQHLHSRSIIHRDIKSDNLLMNTQGEVKITDFGFCAKLTDQKSKRATMVGTPYWMAPEVVKQKEYGAKVDIWSLGIMAIEMIENEPPYLDEEPLKALYLITTNGTPTLKSPEKLSQDLKHFLSVCLCVDVAFRATSTELLKHEFLQLACSVQDLAPLLRFKQDTL from the exons ATGGCTTTCAGTCCTTCTCTCACTCCCTCCCGACCAGCACCGGTGCCACCTAGACGGGCTGCAGGCACAGCACATCACATGATCGGAGTTACCGATACAGCAGCAGCGCCGCAGTCCAATTTTTCCTCGACCTCCTACTCTCCGTCATTTTCATATACCAACTCATCGATACAGTCGACAAAGATTGCAGACACGAGACGCAGCAGGACTATCCGATCTGGTGCAGCTAGCataaaggaagaaggactGAGAGCATTCATGTGGAGTAAGAGATGGCTAGTTCTAGGATCCGCAGAACTTCGTATCTATAAAAATGAG agttcttcttcacccgTCTATACGGTGTCCCTAGAGGATATACAGGATGTCCAACGAGTAGACTTGAAGCCCTATTGTGTGGAAATTGAAACTAGCGACAAATTGCTTTATTTCGCGTTTCGCTCAGATAACGAGGTTTATGGGTGGATGGACGACATCAACAGCAGAACTCCGCGTTTAGGCGTATCCCAACCTACGAACTTCGTTCATCAGGTGCATGTTGGCTGCGACCCAAAGTCGGGGGGGTTCACG GGTCTACCGCCTCAGTGGTCAAAACTTCTCACTTCATCTGCTATCaccgaagaggaagctgcCCGCAATCCAGAAGCTGTATTAGATGTTCTCCAATTCTACACCCAACAGCAAGCTAGCGATGTTCTTGAAGGATACCAAAAATTTCCCTTGCCAAGTGTTTCAAATCAGTATTTAACAACTGGTGCTGCCGCCACCCGTTTCGAAGGCGTAGGTTTAGGTggacaacaacaacagcagcagcagcggcttCGATCAGCACCATTTGCGGCAACGGGATCGCTGGTGACCACCGTCGTGTCGGGTCCGCGATCATTTGATACTGAAACAAAA ACCTTAGCccaaaaagagaaagaaataGTACTTAATCCACAGCGTCAGCCTCTGGACTCTGTCACGCGGCCTTCAGTGGGAAAAAatgacaaggagaaggttaTGCGGAGTCCTGGCCCGACTGTCGAGAAAAGAATCAGTACCATGAACGAAGTACAAATTATGGAAAAGCTGCGATCCGTTGTAAGTGCCAAAGATCCATCTCAACTATACTCAAAAATAAGGAAGGTTGGCCAAGG AGCATCAGGAATGGTTTTCGTTGCCAAAACGCTGTCGAATGGCAAAAAGGTTGCTATCAAACAAATGGATTTATCTCAGCAACCACGCAAAGAGCTCATCGTGAATGAGATTATTGTTATGCGGGAATCTCAACATCCAAACGTCGTTAACTTCCTTGACGCGTTTCTCGTACGAGGTTCGGAGCTTTGGGTGGTCATGGAGTATATGGAAGGAGGGGCACTCACAGATGTTATCGAGAATAATAAATTGGAAGAAAATCAGATTGCAGCAATATGTCTTGAG ACTTGTCGCGGTCTACAACACTTACACTCTAGGTCCATCATTCATCGTGACATCAAGTCTGATAATCTTTTGATGAATACTCAAGGAGAAGTCAAGATAA CCGATTTTGGCTTCTGCGCCAAGCTGACGGATCAAAAGTCTAAGCGTGCTACTATGGTTGGGACACCGTACTGGATGGCCCCTGAAGTGGTTAAGCAAAAGGAGTATGGTGCTAAGGTAGACATTTGGTCTTTGGGGATCATGGCTATAGAAATGATCGAAAATGAGCCTCCTTATCTCGATGAGGAACCCCTTAAAGCTCTTTACCTGATAACTACAAATGGCACTCCTACGCTGAAGTCACCCGAGAAACTTAGCCAGGATCTCAAACACTTCTTAAGTGTATGCCTTTGCGTAGATGTCGCGTTCCGGGCAACGTCTACTGAGCTCTTGAAG CACGAGTTCTTGCAGTTAGCCTGCTCGGTCCAAGATCTTGCGCCTTTACTGCGGTTCAAGCAAGATACT CTATAG